In the genome of Actinomadura luzonensis, the window CGCGGGCGAGAACGGCGCGATCCCGCACCACGCCCCCACCGGGCGCGAGCTGCGCGCCGGCGATCTGGTGACGATGGACTTCGGCGCCCGCTACCAGGGCTACCACGCCGACATGACGAGGACCGTCAGCCTCGGCCCGCCCGCCGCCTGGCAGCGCGACCTGTACGACCTGGTCGCTGCCGCCCAGCGCGCCGGTCGGCACGCCCTGGCCCCCGGCGCGGCGGCGGACGAGGTGGACCGGGCGGCCCGCTCGTTCATCGAGGCCGCGGGCCACGGCGAGCACTTCCGGCACGGCCTCGGGCACGGCGTCGGCCTGGAGATCCACGAGGAGCCGTTCCTGGGCCCCTCGCGGACCGGTAGACTAGAGGATCGAGTTCCGATCACCGTCGAGCCGGGGGTCTACCTGCCCGGCCGGGGCGGCGTCCGGATCGAGGACACCCTCGTGACCCGTGCGGGCGGGCCGGAGCTTTTCACCAAGACGACCAAGGAGCTGCTCGTCCTTTAGAGCGGCCGCACGCGGGAGAAGAACGAGTGGCGACGACCAACGACCTCAAGAACGGCATCGTGCTGAAGCTCGAGGGCGGTGAGCTCTGGAGCGTTGTCGAGTTCCAGCACGTCAAGCCAGGCAAGGGCGGCGCGTTCGTGCGCACCAAGCTCAAGAACGTCCTCTCCGGCAAGGTCGTCGACAAGACCTTCAACGCCGGCGTGAAGGTCGACGTGGCCAACGTCGACAAGCGCGAGATGCAGTACTCCTACAAGGACGGCGCCGACTTCGTCTTCATGGACACCGAGACCTACGACATGGTCACCGTGCCCGCCGCGACGGTCGGCAGCGCCGCCAGCTACATGCTGGAGAACACCACCGCCACGGTGGCCTTCAACGAGGGCGCCGCGCTCTACGTCGACCTGCCCGCCGCCGCCGAGCTCACCATCGCCGAGACCGAGCCCGGCCTCCAGGGCGACCGCTCCACCGGCGGCACCAAGCCTGCCAAGCTGGAGACCGGCGCGGAGATCAAGGTCCCGCTGTTCATCACCACGGGCGAGAAGGTCAAGGTCGACACCCGCACCGGCGAGTACCTCGGCCGGGCCTGAGGTGTCGGCACGCGGCAAGGCACGCAGGCGGGCCCTCGACATCCTCTTCGAGGCCGAGCTGCGCGACGAGGACCCGCTGAAGATCCTCGCCGAGCGTGTGGAGCGGCAGGAGCCGCCGGTCAACGAGTACACCTCGGCCATCGTCGAGGGCGTCGCCCGGCACCGCGCGCGCATCGACGAGCTGATCACCACCTACGCCGAGGGCTGGACGCTCGACCGCATGCCCGCGGTCGACCGCAACCTGCTGCGCGGCGGCACGTACGAGCTGCTGTGGATGCCCGACGTCCCCGAGGGCGTGGTGATCAGCGAGTGGGTGCACCTGGCCGGCGAGCTGTCCACCGACGAGTCCCCCCAGTTCGTCAACGGGCTGCTGGCCCGCTTCAAGCAACTCAAGCCAAGCCTCACCCTTTAGAGACCCGCCGGAACCTTCCGTTTCGGGATAACCTCTGACCACGCCGGGCCTGTACGGCACGCGAGGCGAGGGGCGCGCCGTCACGGCCGGGCACCCGACCGCCTGCCGTGTGGGGCGCGGGCGGCTGACTGCGTACGGAGGAGTGGCGCGTCACCAGCCGCGACGCGCCCCTCTTCACCTCTCCCGCCATCCCTGCCGTTCTGCTTCGCCCTGTGCGGAGCGGGCGGCGCGCGCACGGCGTAGGCTGGGGCGCGTCGAGGGAGCCGCCCGCGAAGCAGCAGCTCGCGGGGCGAGAGGAAGGCCGAACGTTGCGAGCTGAGAGCGCCACGAAGACCCCGGCGGCGCGGACCGCCGTCGTCTGGGACGCGTTGCGGTCGGCCCTGGCCGAACGGGCCGCGGCCACCGGCCGCGAGGCGCTCGATATCGTCGACGCCGGCGGCGGCACCGGCGGCTTCGCCGTGCCGCTGGCCGAGCTGGGCCACTCCGTCACCGTCGTCGACCCCAGCCCCGACTCGCTGGCCGCGCTGGAGCGCCGCGCCAAGGAGAAGGG includes:
- the nusB gene encoding transcription antitermination factor NusB, giving the protein MSARGKARRRALDILFEAELRDEDPLKILAERVERQEPPVNEYTSAIVEGVARHRARIDELITTYAEGWTLDRMPAVDRNLLRGGTYELLWMPDVPEGVVISEWVHLAGELSTDESPQFVNGLLARFKQLKPSLTL
- the efp gene encoding elongation factor P — protein: MATTNDLKNGIVLKLEGGELWSVVEFQHVKPGKGGAFVRTKLKNVLSGKVVDKTFNAGVKVDVANVDKREMQYSYKDGADFVFMDTETYDMVTVPAATVGSAASYMLENTTATVAFNEGAALYVDLPAAAELTIAETEPGLQGDRSTGGTKPAKLETGAEIKVPLFITTGEKVKVDTRTGEYLGRA